The following are from one region of the Azospirillum sp. B510 genome:
- the gltA gene encoding citrate synthase: MESSMHTPHGDVSQVGTVTLTDDVTGKTLKLPLLGGSTGPNVIDIRKLYAETGYFTYDPGFTSTAACDSAITYIDGDEGVLLHRGYAIADLAENCDFLEVCHLLLNGELPNPQQKADFERTITYHTMVHEQLAKFYSGFRRDAHPMAIMCGVVGALSAFYHDSTDIFDPVQRKIAAHRLIAKMPTMAAMAYKYTVGEPFMYPRNDLGYAENFLYMTFGTPCEEWKVDPVLSEAMDKIFILHADHEQNASTSTVRLAGSSHANPFACIASGIAALWGPAHGGANEAVLKMLEQIGSVDRIPEFVRRAKDKNDSFRLMGFGHRVYKNYDPRAKIMRETCYQVLDRLGIKDEPHLAIAMELERIALSDEYFIEKKLYPNVDFYSGIILKAMGFPTSMFTVLFALARTVGWISQWKEMIEDPAQKIGRPRQLFTGYAARPFVPLDKR, translated from the coding sequence ATGGAATCGAGCATGCACACGCCGCACGGCGATGTGAGCCAGGTCGGCACCGTCACGCTGACCGACGACGTCACCGGCAAGACGCTGAAACTGCCGCTGCTCGGCGGCTCCACCGGCCCGAACGTCATCGACATCCGCAAGCTCTACGCCGAGACCGGCTATTTCACCTACGATCCGGGTTTCACCTCCACCGCCGCTTGTGACTCGGCCATCACCTACATCGATGGCGACGAGGGCGTCCTGCTGCATCGCGGCTACGCCATCGCCGATCTGGCGGAGAACTGCGATTTCCTGGAGGTCTGCCACCTGCTGCTGAACGGCGAGCTGCCCAACCCGCAGCAGAAGGCCGATTTCGAGCGCACCATCACCTACCACACGATGGTGCATGAGCAGCTGGCCAAGTTCTACAGCGGTTTCCGCCGCGACGCCCACCCGATGGCGATCATGTGCGGCGTCGTCGGCGCCCTGTCGGCCTTCTATCATGATTCCACCGACATCTTCGATCCGGTGCAGCGCAAGATCGCGGCGCACCGCCTGATCGCCAAGATGCCGACCATGGCCGCCATGGCCTACAAATACACGGTCGGCGAACCCTTCATGTATCCGCGCAACGATCTCGGGTACGCGGAAAACTTCCTCTACATGACCTTCGGCACGCCGTGCGAGGAATGGAAGGTCGATCCGGTCCTGTCGGAGGCGATGGACAAGATCTTCATCCTGCATGCCGACCACGAGCAGAACGCTTCGACCTCCACCGTCCGTCTCGCTGGTTCGTCCCACGCCAACCCGTTCGCCTGCATCGCGTCGGGCATCGCCGCACTCTGGGGTCCGGCCCATGGTGGCGCCAACGAGGCCGTGCTGAAGATGCTGGAGCAGATCGGCTCGGTCGATCGCATCCCCGAATTCGTCCGCCGCGCCAAGGACAAGAACGACAGCTTCCGCCTGATGGGCTTCGGCCACCGGGTCTACAAGAACTACGACCCGCGCGCCAAGATCATGCGCGAGACCTGCTATCAGGTCCTCGACCGCCTCGGCATCAAGGACGAGCCGCATCTGGCCATCGCCATGGAGCTGGAGAGGATCGCCCTGTCGGACGAGTATTTCATCGAGAAGAAGCTCTATCCGAACGTCGATTTCTATTCGGGCATCATCCTGAAGGCGATGGGCTTCCCGACCAGTATGTTCACCGTGCTGTTCGCGCTGGCCCGCACCGTCGGCTGGATCAGCCAGTGGAAGGAGATGATCGAGGATCCGGCCCAGAAGATCGGCCGTCCGCGTCAGCTCTTCACCGGCTACGCCGCCCGCCCCTTCGTGCCGCTGGACAAGCGTTGA
- a CDS encoding response regulator: MSHRILIADDHPLMRTALTQTIGQAIPGAVILEASRFEQIKPLLEAGEPPDIILLDLHMPGMSGLIGLMMLRSEQPAIPVIVVSASEDPVTIQRAIDYGASGFVPKSAPNTQIIEAIHAVLDGELWLPEINGGPETEAPDPARRAATLTPQQLRVLAGIAEGKLNKQIAYEMNVAETTVKAHVTTILRKLGVLTRTQAAVLASQLALSAAPPSPVD, encoded by the coding sequence ATGTCGCACCGCATTCTGATCGCCGACGACCACCCGTTGATGCGCACAGCCCTGACCCAGACCATCGGTCAGGCGATCCCCGGCGCCGTCATCCTGGAGGCGTCGCGGTTCGAGCAGATCAAGCCGCTGCTGGAGGCCGGGGAGCCGCCCGACATCATCCTGCTCGACCTGCACATGCCGGGGATGAGCGGCCTGATCGGGTTGATGATGCTGCGTTCCGAACAGCCGGCGATCCCGGTGATCGTGGTGTCGGCCTCGGAGGATCCGGTGACGATCCAGCGCGCCATCGATTACGGCGCCTCCGGCTTCGTGCCGAAATCCGCCCCCAACACCCAGATCATCGAGGCGATCCACGCCGTGCTGGACGGCGAGTTGTGGCTGCCCGAGATCAATGGCGGCCCTGAGACCGAAGCCCCCGATCCGGCGCGCCGCGCCGCCACCCTGACGCCCCAGCAGCTGCGCGTCCTGGCCGGCATCGCCGAGGGCAAGCTGAACAAGCAGATCGCCTATGAGATGAACGTCGCCGAGACCACGGTGAAGGCCCATGTCACCACGATCCTGCGCAAGCTGGGCGTGCTGACCCGCACCCAGGCGGCGGTGCTGGCGAGCCAGCTCGCGCTGTCCGCCGCCCCGCCGTCGCCGGTGGATTGA
- a CDS encoding FCD domain-containing protein, translated as MQGTIKPAKLADAIAEHLERLILEGALRPGEKLLAERELAVKLDVSRPSLRDAIAKLEERGLLVSGRGGTHVATFLSQITDPLMTLMRNKPDASFDYLEFRRSIEVAAAGLAAQRATDVDRDGIRAIVARMQAAHGKDDSSEEADSDADLHLAIYEAAHNVVMLHIMRTLSDLLRNDVFYNRADLYSRPGVRELLLQQHLAIANAVLAGDAAAASAAAEAHVEFTLQTLREIREHNARVQVSLRRIGRTDLIDSGA; from the coding sequence ATGCAGGGGACGATCAAACCGGCCAAGCTGGCCGACGCCATTGCCGAGCATTTGGAAAGGCTGATCCTGGAAGGCGCGCTGCGTCCGGGCGAGAAGCTGCTGGCCGAGCGCGAACTGGCGGTGAAGCTGGACGTGTCGCGCCCGTCCCTACGCGACGCCATCGCCAAGCTGGAGGAGCGCGGCCTGCTGGTCAGCGGCCGTGGCGGCACCCATGTGGCGACCTTCCTGTCGCAGATCACCGATCCGCTGATGACGCTGATGCGCAACAAGCCGGACGCGTCCTTCGACTATCTGGAATTCCGCCGCTCCATCGAGGTGGCGGCGGCCGGGCTGGCGGCGCAGCGGGCGACCGACGTCGACCGCGACGGCATCCGCGCCATCGTCGCCCGCATGCAGGCCGCCCACGGCAAGGACGACAGCTCGGAGGAGGCGGATTCCGACGCCGACCTGCATCTGGCGATCTACGAGGCGGCGCACAATGTCGTGATGCTGCACATCATGCGGACGCTGTCCGACCTGTTGCGCAACGACGTGTTCTACAACCGTGCCGACCTCTATTCCCGGCCGGGGGTGCGCGAGCTGCTGTTGCAGCAGCATCTGGCCATCGCCAACGCGGTGCTGGCCGGCGACGCGGCGGCGGCGAGCGCCGCGGCCGAGGCCCATGTCGAGTTCACGTTGCAGACCCTGCGCGAGATCCGCGAGCACAATGCGCGGGTCCAGGTGTCGCTACGGCGGATAGGACGGACCGACCTGATCGACAGCGGGGCGTGA
- a CDS encoding response regulator, whose protein sequence is MTGRSAGDSVERGAGLEPSGAVPAPLPPDENLRQVALDSYCVLDTPPEPGFDNITRLARHFFGTRIALVSLIDRDRQWFKSRAGLDATETHRDLAFCAHAILDDGVLVVLDATKDPRFAGNPLVTGAPNIRFYAGAPLVADGRKLGTLCVIDDAPRAGFDEREAETLTQLARLVVDELTLRREVALRERAEAELRDRSRLLNLAEEVGQFGHWYIDFVTDTRRWSDEVYRILGLPPQQEPPTVELSRASYHPDDLPLLARMAERARRTGEGFSVEARVVRRDGGMRHVFVRASVECGADGRPAGLLGVVQDITDAKREEAELRSNRELLDLTVQATRDGIWDWNLETGGIWFSPTWKEQLGYRDDELENSLEMWAGLIFEEDRFTALETVRAYNAGLIPNFEAVQRFRHKRGHTVYILSRAIHIRDAAGRVVRMVGAHTDITREKLTEEELRLAKQTLDDAIEAVPEGLAYFDADDRLILCNERYREAHPLTAPLFTPGRPFEEILRAAVANGEFAGNPDGPSDEAWIQAELAQHRNPGAPFERELPDGRWIVVAENRTSSGSLVCTRTDITERKRFEAELQRQAADMCALAEGLDAAREEADALRARAEAATQAKSEFLAAMSHEIRTPMNGIMGMTELLFDTPLTEEQRQFAQAIRSSSNALLTIINDILDISKLEAGRVTIETLPFDPADLVEGVVELLTPRAHEKGIEIGFYIDPPLRRTLLGDPTRIRQILVNLVGNAVKFTDQGSVAVELEAREATDAHLVLRMTVTDTGIGIPAEAMPTLFNKFQQVDGSITRKFGGTGLGLAICRQLSELMGGSIAVESRLGSGSRFLVDLPLALPDEVRDDELSDGMQPPAERVLAEGALAEGALVGRRVLVADDLAVNRRVLASMLDSLGARPAVVENGVDALAALRRAAAGGRPFDVLLADQTMPGLSGDALLAAVAGDPALAQTRRVLMVTLGPAARGDGGPVQGVAQAILNRPLRQRALAGCLTGLFAATAPTAAAPVVEVRPEEMPRSGRVLLAEDNRTNQLFATTLLRKLGYSVEVAEDGERAVAAVRRGGIDLVLMDVQMPGMDGLEAAQAIRSCGGALAGLPIIALTADAMPGTRELCLRAGMSDYLTKPISRAGLLSALDRWMGAAGRPSEPSAIPSAGTVPGVDGKVGGMVEETGEAALDQAVLDDLAQTVGADSLARIVGSFLDDLSGRLGRLSAMAEGRGAGIADLRALASEAHDLSSLAGSFGGMAVMHHAWRMEVLCRNGDRDQAARLLPVLLRESARLERLLRARAGEHPMVG, encoded by the coding sequence GTGACCGGGCGTTCGGCTGGGGATTCGGTGGAGAGGGGTGCCGGACTGGAACCGTCGGGCGCGGTGCCGGCGCCGCTGCCGCCGGACGAGAACCTGCGGCAGGTGGCGCTCGACTCCTATTGCGTCCTCGACACGCCGCCGGAGCCCGGTTTCGACAACATCACCCGGCTGGCCCGGCATTTCTTCGGCACGCGCATCGCGCTCGTCTCGCTGATCGACCGCGACCGCCAATGGTTCAAGAGCCGCGCCGGGCTGGACGCGACGGAGACGCACCGCGACCTCGCCTTCTGCGCCCACGCCATCCTGGATGACGGCGTTCTCGTCGTCCTCGATGCGACGAAGGATCCGCGCTTCGCCGGCAATCCGCTGGTCACCGGGGCGCCCAACATCCGCTTCTATGCCGGCGCACCCCTGGTGGCGGACGGGCGGAAGCTGGGGACGCTGTGCGTCATCGACGACGCGCCGCGGGCCGGTTTCGACGAGCGCGAGGCGGAAACGCTGACACAGCTCGCCCGGCTGGTGGTGGACGAGCTGACCCTGCGCCGCGAGGTGGCGCTGCGTGAGCGGGCGGAAGCCGAATTGCGCGACCGTTCGCGCCTGCTGAATCTCGCCGAGGAGGTCGGCCAGTTCGGGCACTGGTACATCGATTTCGTTACCGACACCCGGCGCTGGTCGGACGAGGTCTACCGCATCCTCGGCCTGCCGCCGCAACAGGAGCCGCCGACGGTCGAGCTGTCGCGCGCCTCCTACCATCCGGACGATCTTCCGCTTCTGGCCAGAATGGCCGAGCGGGCGCGGCGGACCGGCGAGGGGTTTTCGGTCGAGGCGCGCGTCGTCCGGCGGGACGGCGGCATGCGTCATGTCTTCGTGCGCGCCTCCGTCGAATGCGGAGCCGACGGGCGGCCCGCCGGCCTGCTCGGCGTCGTCCAGGACATCACCGACGCCAAGCGCGAGGAGGCGGAGCTGCGGTCGAACCGCGAGCTTCTCGACCTGACCGTGCAGGCGACGCGCGACGGCATCTGGGACTGGAATCTGGAGACCGGCGGGATCTGGTTCTCCCCCACCTGGAAGGAGCAGCTCGGCTACCGCGACGATGAGCTGGAGAACAGCCTGGAGATGTGGGCCGGCCTGATCTTCGAGGAGGACCGGTTCACGGCGCTGGAGACGGTCCGCGCCTACAATGCCGGGCTGATCCCGAATTTCGAGGCGGTGCAGCGTTTCCGCCACAAGCGGGGCCACACCGTCTACATCCTCAGCCGCGCCATCCACATCCGTGACGCCGCCGGCCGGGTCGTGCGGATGGTCGGCGCCCATACCGACATCACGCGCGAGAAGCTGACGGAGGAGGAGCTGCGGCTCGCCAAGCAGACGCTGGATGACGCGATCGAGGCGGTGCCGGAAGGGCTGGCCTATTTCGACGCCGACGACCGGCTGATCCTGTGCAACGAGCGCTACCGCGAGGCCCATCCGCTGACGGCGCCGCTGTTCACCCCCGGCCGTCCGTTCGAGGAGATCCTGCGCGCCGCCGTCGCCAACGGCGAATTCGCCGGCAACCCGGACGGTCCGAGTGACGAGGCCTGGATCCAGGCCGAACTGGCCCAGCACCGCAATCCCGGCGCGCCGTTCGAGCGCGAGCTGCCGGACGGCCGCTGGATCGTGGTGGCGGAGAACCGGACCAGCAGCGGCTCGCTGGTCTGCACCCGCACCGACATCACCGAACGCAAGCGCTTCGAGGCGGAGCTTCAGCGTCAGGCCGCCGACATGTGCGCGCTGGCCGAGGGGCTGGACGCCGCCCGCGAGGAGGCCGACGCGCTCCGCGCCCGCGCCGAGGCGGCGACCCAGGCGAAATCGGAATTCCTGGCGGCGATGAGCCACGAAATCCGCACGCCGATGAACGGCATCATGGGCATGACGGAGCTGCTGTTCGATACCCCCCTGACGGAAGAGCAGCGCCAGTTCGCCCAGGCGATCCGCAGCTCGTCCAACGCGCTGCTGACCATCATCAACGACATCCTCGACATCTCCAAGCTGGAGGCCGGCCGCGTCACCATCGAGACGCTGCCCTTCGACCCCGCCGATCTGGTCGAGGGTGTGGTGGAACTGCTGACCCCGCGCGCGCACGAGAAGGGGATCGAGATCGGCTTCTACATCGATCCGCCGCTGCGCCGCACGCTGCTGGGTGATCCGACGCGCATCCGGCAGATCCTGGTCAATCTGGTCGGCAACGCGGTGAAATTCACCGATCAGGGCTCCGTCGCGGTGGAGCTGGAGGCGCGGGAGGCGACCGACGCCCATCTGGTGCTGCGCATGACGGTGACCGACACCGGCATCGGCATCCCGGCCGAGGCGATGCCGACCCTGTTCAACAAGTTCCAGCAGGTGGACGGGTCGATCACCCGCAAATTCGGCGGCACCGGCCTGGGGCTGGCGATCTGCCGCCAGCTGTCGGAACTGATGGGTGGAAGCATCGCGGTGGAAAGCCGGCTGGGCAGCGGCAGCCGCTTCCTGGTCGATCTGCCGCTGGCCCTGCCGGACGAGGTGCGGGACGACGAGCTGTCGGACGGCATGCAGCCGCCGGCCGAACGGGTGCTGGCCGAAGGGGCGCTGGCCGAAGGGGCGCTGGTCGGGCGCCGCGTGCTGGTGGCGGATGATCTGGCGGTGAACCGCAGGGTGCTGGCCTCGATGCTCGACAGTCTGGGCGCCCGGCCGGCCGTGGTCGAAAATGGGGTCGACGCGCTGGCGGCCCTGCGGCGCGCGGCGGCCGGCGGCCGGCCCTTCGACGTGCTGCTGGCTGATCAGACCATGCCCGGCCTGAGCGGCGACGCGCTGCTGGCGGCGGTCGCCGGCGACCCGGCGCTGGCGCAGACGCGGCGCGTTCTGATGGTGACGCTGGGTCCGGCGGCGCGGGGCGATGGCGGACCCGTCCAGGGGGTGGCCCAGGCGATCCTGAACCGTCCGCTGCGCCAGCGGGCGCTGGCCGGCTGCCTGACCGGACTGTTCGCCGCCACCGCTCCCACGGCCGCGGCACCGGTGGTGGAGGTCCGGCCGGAGGAGATGCCGCGCAGCGGCCGCGTCCTGCTGGCGGAAGACAACCGCACCAACCAGCTGTTCGCCACCACCCTGCTGCGCAAGCTTGGCTACAGCGTCGAGGTGGCGGAGGACGGGGAGCGGGCGGTGGCGGCGGTCCGCCGCGGCGGCATCGATCTGGTGCTGATGGATGTGCAGATGCCGGGGATGGATGGGTTGGAGGCGGCGCAGGCGATCCGGTCTTGCGGCGGCGCCCTGGCCGGCCTGCCGATCATCGCGCTCACCGCCGATGCCATGCCCGGCACCCGTGAGCTGTGTCTGCGCGCCGGCATGAGCGACTATCTGACCAAGCCGATCAGCCGCGCCGGCCTGCTGTCGGCCCTCGACCGCTGGATGGGGGCGGCGGGCCGTCCGTCCGAACCCTCGGCCATCCCCTCCGCCGGTACCGTCCCCGGTGTCGACGGGAAGGTGGGCGGGATGGTGGAGGAGACGGGGGAGGCGGCGCTGGACCAGGCGGTGCTGGACGATCTGGCCCAGACGGTGGGTGCCGACAGCCTGGCGCGGATCGTCGGCAGCTTCCTCGACGACCTGTCCGGCCGGCTGGGGCGGCTGTCGGCGATGGCGGAGGGGCGCGGGGCCGGCATCGCCGATCTGCGGGCGCTGGCGTCGGAGGCGCATGACCTGTCCAGTCTCGCCGGCAGCTTCGGCGGGATGGCGGTGATGCACCACGCGTGGCGGATGGAGGTTCTCTGCCGCAACGGCGACCGCGATCAGGCGGCACGGCTGCTGCCGGTCCTGCTGCGCGAATCAGCCCGGCTGGAAAGACTTCTGCGCGCGCGTGCCGGCGAGCATCCGATGGTGGGGTGA
- a CDS encoding NUDIX hydrolase has translation MTQPLQLGLSVAIVAVAGGTPRVVTVRSGFTVPEDHRRGDEPLPHRDALPGAPFEPLRFRTLQDGVRAVAEGLSGLALRYVEQLYTFGDRYRDPHELFGGPRSVVVGYLALVRDGPLGGDASAEWRDLYDHFPWEDWRDQRPPLLDGVIAPALRGWIASAPDGETRLRRAERARMAFGLDGADWDMERVLERFELLYEAGMLVESFRDRDLAARVDASVPAGGPMPRALGRPMARDGRRILATALERLRGKLRYRPIVFELLPPTFTLHQLQLVVEALSGERVHKQNFRRLMISGGFVEPTGHYESQTGGRPAELYRFRRQAIHDRTSAGAIPSADG, from the coding sequence GTGACCCAGCCCCTTCAGCTTGGCCTGTCGGTCGCCATCGTCGCGGTGGCCGGCGGGACGCCGCGCGTGGTGACGGTGCGCAGCGGCTTCACCGTGCCGGAAGACCACCGGCGCGGCGACGAGCCGCTGCCGCATCGCGACGCCCTGCCCGGCGCGCCCTTCGAGCCCTTGCGGTTCCGCACCCTTCAGGACGGCGTGCGCGCGGTGGCGGAGGGGCTGTCGGGGCTGGCGCTGCGCTATGTCGAGCAGCTTTATACCTTCGGCGACCGCTACCGCGATCCGCATGAGCTGTTCGGCGGCCCGCGGTCGGTCGTGGTCGGCTATCTGGCTTTGGTCCGCGACGGCCCGCTGGGGGGGGATGCCTCGGCCGAATGGCGCGACCTCTACGATCATTTCCCGTGGGAGGACTGGCGCGACCAGCGCCCGCCGCTGCTGGATGGGGTGATCGCCCCGGCTCTGCGCGGCTGGATCGCCTCGGCACCCGACGGGGAGACCCGCCTGCGCCGGGCCGAGCGCGCCCGGATGGCCTTCGGTCTGGACGGCGCCGACTGGGACATGGAGCGGGTGCTGGAGCGGTTCGAGCTGCTCTACGAGGCCGGGATGCTGGTCGAATCCTTCCGCGACCGCGATCTGGCGGCACGGGTCGATGCGTCGGTTCCGGCCGGCGGGCCGATGCCGCGCGCGCTTGGCCGGCCGATGGCGCGCGATGGCCGGCGCATCCTGGCGACGGCGTTGGAACGGCTGCGCGGCAAGCTGCGCTACCGCCCGATCGTCTTCGAGCTGCTGCCGCCGACCTTTACCCTGCACCAGCTTCAGCTGGTGGTGGAGGCGCTGTCGGGCGAGCGGGTGCACAAGCAGAATTTCCGCCGGCTGATGATCTCCGGCGGCTTCGTCGAGCCGACCGGACACTATGAAAGCCAGACCGGCGGCCGGCCGGCCGAGCTTTACCGCTTCCGCCGGCAGGCGATCCACGACCGTACCAGCGCCGGCGCCATCCCGTCGGCGGACGGATAA
- a CDS encoding molybdenum storage protein subunit alpha, translated as MSDSVNTIKHVASPLARQTLLNDDLTRPVAGGRPIPLLPWLQVVKIGGRSIMDRGRDAILPIVEEIRRILPEHRLLILTGAGIRARHLYSVGLDLGLPVGSLAPLAASEAGQNGHILASLLASDGVSYVEHPTIASQLAVHLSAARAVVGSAFPPYHHHEFPTSRIPAHRADTGAFLLADALGAAGLTIVEDVDGIHSTDPNGPDGAAATLLKEVGPAELAAHEGPLPVDRAFVEVLANARHITRVQLVNGLVPGRLSAALRGEHVGTVIHTGARRD; from the coding sequence ATGTCCGATAGCGTCAACACCATCAAGCATGTGGCCTCGCCGCTCGCGCGCCAGACCCTTCTCAACGACGACCTGACCCGCCCGGTCGCCGGCGGGCGTCCGATTCCGCTGCTGCCCTGGCTCCAGGTGGTCAAGATCGGCGGCCGGTCGATCATGGACCGCGGACGCGACGCCATCCTGCCGATCGTCGAGGAAATCCGCCGCATCCTGCCGGAACACCGCCTGCTGATCCTGACCGGCGCCGGCATCCGCGCCCGCCATCTCTACAGCGTCGGGCTGGATCTGGGCCTGCCGGTCGGCTCGCTGGCGCCGCTGGCCGCCAGCGAGGCCGGACAGAACGGCCATATCCTGGCCTCGCTGCTGGCGTCGGACGGCGTCTCCTATGTCGAGCATCCGACCATCGCCAGCCAGCTCGCCGTCCATCTGTCGGCCGCCCGCGCGGTGGTGGGCAGCGCCTTCCCGCCCTATCATCATCACGAATTCCCGACCTCGCGCATTCCCGCGCACCGGGCCGACACCGGCGCCTTCCTGCTGGCCGACGCGCTGGGGGCCGCCGGGCTGACCATCGTCGAGGATGTGGACGGCATCCACAGCACCGACCCCAACGGACCCGACGGCGCCGCCGCCACGCTGCTGAAGGAGGTCGGCCCCGCCGAGCTGGCGGCGCATGAGGGGCCGCTGCCGGTGGACCGCGCCTTCGTCGAAGTGCTGGCGAACGCCCGCCACATCACCCGCGTCCAGCTGGTGAACGGGCTGGTTCCCGGCCGGCTGAGCGCCGCGCTGCGCGGCGAGCATGTCGGCACCGTCATCCACACCGGCGCCCGCCGGGACTGA
- a CDS encoding sigma-54-dependent transcriptional regulator gives MSPSKKRRVLLIEDTVPLARLYIEFLRAEAHDIVHCTRGGEALDAAAAAPPDAVILDLKLPDMDGLEVLQALHARDPGISVVVVTAHGSIDLAVEAMRLGAFDFIVKPFNADRLNLTLRNALERRILARIVEGYRKDLDRGRFHGFIGSSPEMQAVYRTIESVAVSRANVFITGESGTGKEVAAQAIHRASPRRGAAFVALNCAAIPKDLLESEIFGHVKGAFTGAAGDRPGAALLADGGTLFLDEICEMPIDLQSKLLRFVQTGTVNPVGSGREQRVDVRFVAATNRDPLAEVQAGRFREDLYYRLHVIPLALPPLRERGDDVVEIARSFLVEYAREEGKALSSFAPEVEARLRAHDWPGNVRQLQNIVRNVVVLHDGQQVLPDMLPPMAGPDAGAGHGLRAACGMPRSAAAEEDDAVQPLWRVEKELIQKALRLTGDDVPRAALLLEISPSTIYRKLQQWRVAENAAGETAA, from the coding sequence GTGTCCCCATCGAAAAAGCGCCGCGTCCTGCTGATCGAGGATACGGTCCCGCTTGCCCGGCTCTACATCGAGTTCCTGCGCGCGGAGGCTCATGACATTGTGCATTGCACACGCGGGGGCGAGGCGCTGGACGCGGCGGCGGCGGCACCGCCCGACGCGGTGATCCTCGACCTGAAGCTGCCGGACATGGACGGGCTGGAGGTGCTCCAGGCGCTGCATGCCCGCGACCCCGGCATCTCCGTGGTGGTGGTCACCGCCCATGGGTCGATCGATCTGGCGGTCGAGGCCATGCGGCTCGGCGCCTTCGACTTCATCGTGAAGCCCTTCAACGCCGACCGGCTGAACCTGACCCTGCGCAACGCGCTGGAGCGGCGGATCCTGGCCCGGATCGTTGAGGGATACCGTAAGGATCTTGATCGCGGGCGCTTCCATGGCTTCATCGGCAGTTCGCCGGAGATGCAGGCGGTCTACCGCACCATCGAGAGCGTGGCGGTCAGCCGCGCCAACGTCTTCATCACCGGCGAGAGCGGCACCGGCAAGGAGGTGGCGGCCCAGGCGATCCACCGCGCCAGCCCGCGGCGCGGCGCCGCCTTCGTCGCGCTCAACTGCGCCGCCATTCCCAAGGATCTGCTGGAATCGGAGATCTTCGGCCATGTGAAGGGCGCCTTCACCGGGGCGGCGGGCGACCGGCCGGGGGCGGCGCTGCTGGCCGACGGTGGCACGCTGTTCCTCGACGAGATCTGCGAGATGCCGATCGATCTCCAGAGCAAGCTTCTGCGCTTCGTCCAGACCGGCACGGTCAATCCCGTCGGCAGCGGGCGGGAGCAGCGGGTGGACGTGCGTTTCGTCGCCGCCACCAACCGCGATCCGCTGGCCGAGGTGCAGGCCGGCCGCTTCCGCGAGGATCTCTATTACCGCCTGCACGTCATCCCGCTCGCCCTGCCGCCGTTGCGCGAGCGTGGCGACGACGTGGTCGAGATCGCCCGCTCCTTCCTGGTCGAGTATGCGCGCGAGGAGGGGAAGGCGCTGTCGTCCTTCGCGCCGGAGGTGGAGGCGCGGCTGCGCGCCCATGACTGGCCCGGCAATGTGCGGCAATTGCAGAATATCGTCCGCAACGTGGTGGTGCTGCATGACGGGCAGCAGGTCTTGCCCGACATGTTGCCGCCGATGGCCGGGCCGGATGCCGGCGCCGGCCATGGCCTCCGCGCCGCCTGCGGGATGCCGCGGAGTGCCGCGGCGGAGGAAGATGACGCGGTCCAGCCGCTGTGGCGGGTCGAGAAGGAGTTGATCCAGAAGGCGCTGCGGCTGACCGGCGATGACGTGCCGCGCGCCGCCCTGCTGCTGGAGATCAGCCCCTCCACCATCTACCGCAAGCTCCAGCAATGGCGTGTCGCCGAAAACGCGGCCGGGGAGACCGCCGCGTGA